Genomic segment of Elusimicrobiota bacterium:
TCAAAACAAATTGACTTTTTTAATATGGCACTGAATGTGAGAAACGCTCTCGGTTCCCCTATGCAAGCCGTCAAAGCATCAAGATTTGGTTCCAGTTCATCTTCCCCGTGTCTTGTCCTTGGAACTAAATACAACGGGACCACAGTGGCTATAAATTACGATCCAATCAAAAACACAAGTGGGAGTTTCACAGGTGATGGTAGGGAATTATTACTTAGAAATGGGTTTGTAATCTTGACGCCGAATTCGGCGGAAACCGGATTCCATAAAATCATGACAGTGACGGATGGTAATGTGAGCATGGAAAGCGCATATAACCAAACAACCGCAAGCGCGGCAAATGTAAACGTCGATGCGACGGGTAACCTTAAAAGGTCCACATCATCCGCCCGATATAAAACAGACATTAAGCCATATGAAAAAGGCATGGAACACCTTGAGAAACTAAACCCTGTATCGTTTAAATCATTGAAAGAAGAAGACGGGCGGGAATTCGCTGGGCTCATAGCCGAAGAAGTGGACGCCTTAGGGATGAAAGAGTTTGTCGAGTATGACAAAGATGGAAGGCCGGATGCCTTGTATTACCAGAACATGATCGCCCTACTGATTAATTCAGTCAAGGAATTGAAAGCGCGGCTTGATAAAGCCGGGATAAAGTAATCGGATCTTAAAAACACAGGAGAATACCATGTCAACATACAACATACGTCAATATGATGCGTTCGGGATTAAATTAAGAGATAACAGCCAGGCCCAGCTGTCCGTTAGTGGGACGGCCGCGCAAACCGGAGTTTTTGCTTCCGATGGAATGTATGACATGTGGGCGGACATCGACGTTTTCGTTAAAGTCGCTCCCACGGCGAACGACGTTACGACATCGACGGGATACCTCATCCGTGCGAACAATACCGTGCCCGTGTTGGTTGGAGACGGCGACAGAATCGGAGCCATTGCGGCCGGATCGGGAACGCTTCGATTCCACAAAGTTAGCT
This window contains:
- a CDS encoding tail fiber domain-containing protein, which codes for MALNVRNALGSPMQAVKASRFGSSSSSPCLVLGTKYNGTTVAINYDPIKNTSGSFTGDGRELLLRNGFVILTPNSAETGFHKIMTVTDGNVSMESAYNQTTASAANVNVDATGNLKRSTSSARYKTDIKPYEKGMEHLEKLNPVSFKSLKEEDGREFAGLIAEEVDALGMKEFVEYDKDGRPDALYYQNMIALLINSVKELKARLDKAGIK